Genomic window (Diabrotica undecimpunctata isolate CICGRU chromosome 6, icDiaUnde3, whole genome shotgun sequence):
TGCTAAAGAAATTGTGTTAAATGTGTTTAATGGATTATGTGAAGAATTGGAATGGCACGCGAGTGTTTTAAAAACTGCGCTTTTAACAAAAGTTTCATGTGCTACTGTATATTGAATTATAAAGGAGGGCATTACAAATAGACAAAAAAGGATCGACTTTGGACGACATCGATTTATTGAGCAACATCTTATAGTTCCCATTTCAGAAACCATTTATAATATGTTTGCAGGTAACATTATACCCACACTTAACCAAATTTTAGCTGAATTATaatctaaaaatattattaattgttgtaaATCaactttaagaaaatttttactattaaatgttttaaatataaaacaatcaatAAATGACATACTATAATGGAAAGTGCCCGTTTAATAAAATGGCATAATGAATATTTGGAAAAGATAACCGAGTACAGAAATAGCAgaagaaaaatttattacttagatgaaacgtggtttgACACTAACGAAACTATTGGAAAAGGTTGGAGTAATGACAATGTAAAGTGCAAAGTTAATGTACCAGCTTCCAGGGGCAAACAAATATGCATTTTACATTATGGAGGGGAAGACGGTTGGGTAACCAATGGCTTACTATTAAGTGCAAAAGACATTAAAGACAGTTGTTTGGACTATCATCAAGATATTACAGGTGAACTTTTCGAATCGTGCTTCAAAAATAACTTATTAccaaatttaacagaaaatagtGTTATTGTTTTAGATAATGCATCATATCATTCTAGACAACCTAAAAAAATTCCGAATAAATACTCTAGAAAGGATGAATTGCAAGATTTTTTATTATCACAAGATTTATATTTTGAAGATTGGTACACTAAAGACCAATAATTAGTAGAGGTacttaatacaaaattatttataaaggaATATATTATTGATGATGCAGCAAGTAAAAATGGACATACAACTTTAAGACTGCCACCATATTACTGcgttttaaatccaatagagttgTTATGGTCTCAACTGAAATTTAATGTGAGACAAAAAAATGTAAGTCCAAAATGTTACAACACTGTCGTGAAACTAATAGattctgaatttaaaaatatctctGAGGATAACTGACAGAATGCAATAGAGCAcgtaaaaaatatcgaaaaagaatatcttaaaaacattcgtgttttaaataaaattattatcaatGTGGAGAACAGTGATTCAGAGGAAGAAAGTGACGAAGTGTAATACCAAGACAACTTTCTCTCAATACTGAGCTTATCCGGAATATTTTCTTACATAATCAGATGTAGGGATTATTGACATATGTTCAACACCAAACTACTGCTtcaattttttaagaaaaacgTGGCCTTATTATGAAAACTTCACTTATtgttgcaatatatatatatatatatatatatatatatatatatatatatatatatatatatatatatatatatatatatatatatctttgaaAATCAGTTCTTAAGagaaaataataatgtaagtAAGTGTTGACTagataaacttttaatttttacttcaagattttataaattatttaaatatatattttttatctttaagtgCCTACCGTTCGCGcaattattaattagtttttgtatacaaaccAATTATTGTTTGAACATTTTATAGAAAATGTATTGTAGAAATatgattaaagtaatttaaactTACACAAAATCATCAATACATAaaattaagctttgtttataacaatacaAATTTATAGAACCAATTTCTTATAGAATATACCATATTATAATTCATTTAGGTCAGTACTATCCTGTTCTTCACTGTTCATAGTGCTGCTTATCgcatttttctcaaataaatGTAACCGACCTATACAAGGGTACAGAcacactttttttaataaaaaattaggcaataataacatgtttacaggttaaatatgaaaacataatttatcgtaacagtacttTTGTCTATATTTGATGGTCATTAATTCAAATCAGATATCTGTTGTATTTACTCTATATTTTACGATTTAAGGCACAGTGTTATATCTTTATGTTATACTCCCCTAATTTTTATTGATGTAGTGACTCATATAACTTCTGCTTTAATGGTTTGTAGTATTTGTTTTTATTGCCGGTTTTGttgtgttaaagaaatttattgcaGGTAACTATGTTCAGTGTTAGTTATACAAAATACAGGGTGtgatggaaataaaaattaatagaatttaaacTATTTGAACATTTAGTGTTGATACATTtacaagaaatatttaaattagactaGCCACTTGAAATTGCAGAAAGTTGGAGTATTATCCAAATAGTACATATCACAAAAGAAATTTGCTACTTTTTCAGGAAGTTCGTAAATGATTCATGTGATCATGTTTGCAAATCTAGTAGTTAAAATGGAATTCACATTGATTAAATTTTATCCATGACTGATGGGGACTTCATTCAATAATTGTTGAAGAAATTTTTTGGAATTGCGTGAATCATTATTTCGTTCCTCATGCTGCTCGCATAACTGCGTAATTGTAAGATGTTTTAGCAGCATTGACAATTGAATAAACCTGAAATCTAGGAAGTGTGTACAAAAACCTAATAACTGGCGCACTAAACAAATGTTCGTAAATATTTTCGTGTTCTGAAAATACTTCAAAGTTCaatttatttatgattaatatcagctacaatttattcttagtttataaattatttaaatgaatCTAAAATGCACCATCCATTTTATAGAAACTAttcatttcaaatttatttttatcaatatatAGGTACAAAACATACAAATATGTCAATACAATAATTAACCTTTATAAATTAGAACTGgagatgaaatatttattattttttctttagatGTGAAATGAAAATGTGAGTGAAATTGCTATACATTGCATTTCTTTTGTTAAATGAAATCGTAGTTTCTTATAAGAGTtatgagattatttaaaataacaaaattaattaatgAGTCTGAAATCAAACTATAGAATTACATTTATAGCCTATTGATTTCTAGATAGATGTTGCAACTAAATAGAATATCTAATGTATTTCATAAATTCTATCCAGATTTTTTAAATCtagtaatataaaaactaattacaaaTTCTCTTGTAGGTAAAATtgaaatcgaaataaaaatcaaCCATGAAGGGGAAGTTAATAGAGCTCGATATATGCCTCAAAATCCATGTGTCATTGCCACTAAAACACCATCAAGTGATGTGCTTGTCTTTGATTACACAAAACACCCAAGTAAGCCTGATCCAAGTGGAGAATGTCACCCTGATCTTAGATTAAGAGGTCATCAAAAAGAAGGTTATGGTTTATCATGGAATCCAAATCTAAATGGCTATTTGTTATCAGCTAGTGATGATCATACCATATGTCTTTGGGATATTAATGCTACACCTAAAGAAAATCGCATAATTGATGCCAAAACTGTTTTTACTGGTCATACTGCTGTTGTGGAAGATGTAGCATGGCATTTACTACATGAAAGTCTATTTGGTTCTGTAGCTGATGATCAGAAATTGATGATTTGGGATACTAGATGTAATAATACTAGCAAACCATCTCACACCGTTGATGCTCACACGGCTGAAGTGAATTGTTTAAGCTTTAATCCATATTCAGAATTCATTTTGGCAACTGGTAGTGCTGATAAGACTGTAGCATTATGGGATTTAAGAAACTTAAAACTTAAATTACATAGTTTTGAATCTCATAAAGATGAAATTTTCCAAGTACAGTGGTCTCCTCACAATGAAACTATTTTGGCATCATCAGGAACTGATCGAAGACTTCATGTTTgggatttaagtaaaattggagAAGAACAAAGTCCTGAAGATTCTGAAGATGGTCCACCAGAGCTCCTCTTTATTCATGGAGGACATACTGCAAAAATATCTGATTTTAGTTGGAATCCTAACGAACCATGGGTTATATGTTCTGTATCTGAAGATAATATTATGCAAGTCTGGCAAATGGCTGAGAATATTTATAATGATGAAGAACCAGAACAGCAAGCATCTGATATTGAGGCTACAGCCAGTTAAGAATATTACCACAGTTCTGGAGCTGTGTATTGTTTATTTACTTATAGTACTAAAAAATTTGTATGCTagactttaaatttttaataaactataaaatatctcAGTGACTTTAAATTTTTGTGTTATTGTTTAATCTAATTATATCTGAATAAGTTGAGGGGAGAACTGACTCTGAacttaagttggtcattcagaattatgtctgtattttttaatttgttgatttccatatattctaataaaggtagcttaaggcctttattttgaatataaagaatttgaaattcatcattaaaaggatgattatggtctagaaggtgaagtgcatacatagaatctgtttttctattattgaaagcccttttatgttctgctatacgtttgataaaagttctaccagtttgactgatgtaagacagtcgccacatttaagtttatatacactgctgtgtaattgctttttcttttggttcttgttgttcttaatatatttgctaagttgttgtttgttctaaaagctggtgttattcctttcttttttatgtgtttggctatttttgttgatatcttggcTGTATATGTAaccgagcagaaggtactgggttttttctctggttgtagaaatactaatttcagggcttttttatgtagtttttgatttaaaattttattgtgtaTTCGTTGTagccattgtttactgctatttgcttaataatATTCAGTTCTATCGTGTTAttttttgacatgggaatttctattaatctatagt
Coding sequences:
- the Caf1-55 gene encoding histone-binding protein RBBP4, translating into MGDKGDAETFDDAVEERVINEEYKIWKKNTPFLYDLVMTHALEWPSLTAQWLPDVTRPEGKDHSIHRLILGTHTSDEQNHLLIASVQLPNEDAQFDASHYDNEKGEFGGFGSVSGKIEIEIKINHEGEVNRARYMPQNPCVIATKTPSSDVLVFDYTKHPSKPDPSGECHPDLRLRGHQKEGYGLSWNPNLNGYLLSASDDHTICLWDINATPKENRIIDAKTVFTGHTAVVEDVAWHLLHESLFGSVADDQKLMIWDTRCNNTSKPSHTVDAHTAEVNCLSFNPYSEFILATGSADKTVALWDLRNLKLKLHSFESHKDEIFQVQWSPHNETILASSGTDRRLHVWDLSKIGEEQSPEDSEDGPPELLFIHGGHTAKISDFSWNPNEPWVICSVSEDNIMQVWQMAENIYNDEEPEQQASDIEATAS